One stretch of Prosthecobacter dejongeii DNA includes these proteins:
- a CDS encoding LacI family DNA-binding transcriptional regulator has protein sequence MASFPQEGLKHLAETTGLSVSTVSRVLSGKAAAYRISAETQSRVREAAGAQGIVVNEIARGLRLRTTQTIGLIIPDVSNPFFAALARQVEHLARAQGYSVLLADSQESTEVEAEAVRLMRSRRVDGLVVAPVGLEAAHLQSLRAEQWPLVLMDRVPAGFTGPCVTSDHRQGTRLAMRHLIGHGHQRIVCLQGLPGSSANQERVHGYLHSLKKAGLPVDEALIIGHDYAIETGREAVQQLFRSSRPRPTAILALGNLIALGALQALRALKLKVPRQVSLISFDEQPWAELIDPPLTTLSQPIEALAERAMGLLFQQLHPTAAAPAKPKLVLPVTLISRGSVAPLTRSR, from the coding sequence ATGGCATCCTTCCCGCAAGAGGGCCTGAAACACCTGGCTGAAACCACGGGCCTTTCCGTCTCCACCGTGTCCCGCGTGCTCAGTGGCAAGGCGGCGGCGTATCGCATCAGCGCGGAGACTCAGTCCCGCGTGCGCGAGGCGGCGGGGGCGCAGGGCATCGTGGTGAATGAGATCGCCCGGGGCCTGCGGCTGCGCACCACGCAGACCATCGGCCTCATCATCCCGGATGTGTCGAATCCCTTCTTCGCCGCGCTGGCCCGGCAGGTGGAGCACCTGGCCCGCGCGCAGGGTTACTCCGTGCTGCTGGCGGATTCGCAAGAAAGCACGGAGGTGGAAGCGGAGGCGGTGCGGCTGATGCGCAGCCGCCGGGTGGATGGCCTGGTCGTGGCCCCGGTGGGGCTGGAGGCCGCGCATTTGCAATCGCTGCGGGCTGAGCAGTGGCCGCTGGTGCTGATGGATCGCGTGCCTGCGGGCTTCACCGGCCCCTGTGTCACCAGTGATCACCGCCAGGGCACGCGCCTGGCCATGCGCCACCTCATCGGCCACGGGCACCAGCGCATCGTCTGTCTCCAGGGCCTGCCGGGTTCCTCGGCTAACCAAGAGCGTGTTCACGGCTACCTCCACTCTTTGAAGAAGGCGGGCTTGCCCGTGGATGAGGCCCTCATCATCGGCCATGACTACGCCATCGAGACCGGGCGGGAAGCCGTGCAGCAGCTCTTTCGCAGCAGCCGCCCACGGCCCACGGCCATCCTGGCGCTGGGGAATCTCATTGCCCTCGGGGCCTTGCAGGCACTGCGTGCGCTGAAGCTGAAGGTGCCCCGCCAGGTCTCCCTCATCTCCTTTGATGAGCAGCCCTGGGCCGAGCTGATTGATCCCCCGCTGACCACCCTTTCCCAACCCATCGAGGCGCTGGCAGAGCGTGCCATGGGCCTGCTCTTTCAGCAGCTCCACCCCACCGCTGCGGCCCCGGCCAAACCGAAGCTGGTGCTGCCCGTGACGCTCATTTCACGCGGCTCGGTGGCCCCTTTGACCCGATCTCGTTAG
- a CDS encoding PDDEXK nuclease domain-containing protein yields MKKRQASVSARQTGYKHLVGAIADLSSQMAKRVASVANQGLVLRNWIVGAYIVEFEQGGADRAKYGERLLERLADDLVKKGIKGLDLRRLRDCRTFSAMYPQIRQSVTAEFMDVSLLRGREPSHSGELEVLSVEIRRSVTAESEPSQHSPTPLDSVLILDISWTKLQELIRISDPWKRAFYENECLKEKWSVRELQRQIESLLYERTGLSTNKKAVIERARKQAKTGQPESIEELMRDPYILEFTGLAERPQYSENDLETALLDHLQRFLLEMGKGFCFEARQFRMTEGRKHHRVDLVFYHRVLRCHVLLDLKTRAFKPEDAGQMNFYLNWFKARMMQGHDQPPVGILLCTDKDGTEVEFATAGMDQKLFVSRYLTALPTAAQLKELVETDRAHLKNSSSKS; encoded by the coding sequence ATGAAAAAACGTCAAGCATCTGTTTCTGCGCGTCAGACAGGCTACAAGCATCTTGTCGGTGCAATAGCCGACCTCAGCTCGCAAATGGCCAAACGAGTTGCCTCAGTGGCCAATCAGGGACTCGTCTTGCGCAACTGGATCGTCGGAGCCTACATCGTCGAGTTTGAACAAGGGGGCGCAGACCGTGCTAAGTACGGGGAGCGTCTGCTGGAACGATTGGCTGATGATCTGGTGAAAAAAGGGATCAAAGGGTTGGATCTAAGGAGGCTTCGAGACTGCCGGACCTTTTCTGCGATGTATCCGCAGATTCGGCAGTCAGTGACCGCCGAATTCATGGATGTCAGCCTTTTGCGAGGGCGGGAACCGTCACATTCTGGGGAGTTGGAAGTATTATCTGTCGAGATTCGGCGGTCAGTGACCGCCGAATCTGAGCCTTCTCAGCACTCACCAACTCCTTTGGACTCGGTATTGATTTTGGACATCTCTTGGACAAAGCTCCAAGAACTCATTCGTATTTCGGATCCCTGGAAGAGGGCTTTTTATGAGAATGAATGCCTGAAGGAAAAGTGGTCGGTACGCGAACTTCAGCGGCAGATCGAAAGCCTCCTATACGAACGCACGGGGCTCTCGACCAACAAGAAGGCGGTGATCGAAAGAGCTAGAAAACAGGCCAAAACAGGGCAACCAGAATCCATTGAGGAATTGATGCGTGATCCTTACATTCTGGAGTTTACTGGTCTGGCGGAACGGCCGCAATACAGTGAGAACGATCTCGAAACGGCCTTGCTGGATCATCTGCAACGCTTTTTGTTAGAAATGGGAAAAGGCTTTTGTTTTGAAGCCAGGCAGTTCCGCATGACGGAGGGGAGAAAGCACCATCGCGTGGACCTCGTTTTTTATCATCGTGTCTTGAGATGTCATGTGCTGCTGGACCTCAAAACCCGCGCTTTTAAACCCGAGGATGCGGGCCAGATGAACTTCTATTTGAACTGGTTCAAGGCCCGAATGATGCAGGGCCATGATCAGCCCCCGGTGGGCATCTTGTTATGCACCGATAAAGATGGAACCGAAGTGGAATTTGCGACGGCGGGGATGGATCAAAAGCTGTTTGTTTCGCGTTATCTGACCGCCCTGCCCACGGCAGCTCAACTCAAAGAGTTGGTCGAGACAGATCGTGCTCATCTTAAAAACTCATCGAGCAAAAGCTAA
- a CDS encoding sugar ABC transporter substrate-binding protein translates to MKLTTHLLLPALALGLSSCKPASPASADTGKPKVALVMKSLANEFFSNMAEGAKKHQAAHSADYELLVSGIKNETDLTEQVNLVEQSVAQGAKAIVIAPADSKALVPSLKRAQQAGVLVINIDNKLDPDVLKQAALSVPFVGPDNREGAKRVGEVLAKKLKAGDEVAIIEGITTAFNGQQRRAGFEDAMKAAGMSIVSVQSGQWEMEKANTVAAGILSAHPNVKALLCANDNMALGAAAAVQSAGKTGQVLIVGFDNITALQPLLTEGRVLATADQHADQLAVFGIEAALKVLKGGAAPADQTTTVDVIAK, encoded by the coding sequence ATGAAACTCACCACCCACCTCCTGCTGCCTGCTTTGGCCCTGGGCCTGTCTTCTTGTAAACCCGCCTCCCCGGCCTCTGCGGACACGGGCAAACCCAAGGTGGCGCTGGTGATGAAGTCGCTGGCGAATGAGTTTTTCAGCAACATGGCGGAAGGGGCAAAGAAGCACCAGGCCGCGCACAGTGCGGACTATGAGTTGCTCGTCAGCGGCATCAAAAATGAAACGGACCTCACCGAGCAGGTGAACCTGGTGGAGCAAAGTGTGGCGCAGGGGGCGAAGGCCATCGTCATCGCCCCGGCCGATTCCAAGGCCCTGGTGCCATCCCTGAAACGCGCCCAGCAGGCGGGTGTGCTGGTCATCAACATTGACAACAAACTGGACCCTGATGTCCTGAAACAGGCCGCGCTCAGTGTGCCCTTTGTGGGCCCGGACAATCGTGAAGGAGCGAAGCGTGTGGGCGAGGTTTTGGCCAAGAAACTCAAGGCCGGGGATGAGGTGGCCATCATCGAAGGCATCACCACCGCCTTCAATGGCCAGCAGCGCCGCGCGGGATTTGAGGATGCGATGAAGGCCGCAGGCATGAGCATCGTCAGCGTGCAGAGTGGCCAGTGGGAAATGGAAAAGGCAAACACCGTGGCCGCTGGCATCCTCAGCGCGCACCCGAATGTCAAAGCCCTGCTGTGTGCCAATGACAACATGGCCCTGGGCGCAGCGGCGGCAGTGCAGTCCGCTGGCAAAACCGGGCAGGTCCTCATCGTCGGCTTTGATAACATCACCGCGCTCCAACCCCTGCTCACCGAAGGCCGCGTGCTCGCCACCGCCGATCAACACGCGGATCAACTCGCCGTCTTCGGCATCGAAGCCGCGCTGAAAGTCCTGAAAGGTGGCGCGGCGCCAGCGGACCAAACCACGACGGTGGATGTGATCGCGAAGTGA
- a CDS encoding nucleoside hydrolase: MKPFFTLLLSFVLSLPLAQAERPRIIFDTDITGDVDDVLALAMLHNLADRGACELLGVTISKQNPQTAAFVDAQNTFHGRPDLPIGVTRDATAQKRDSRYLKLAESPNYKHDIVSNDAVPEAVSLLRQLLAAQPDGSVSIVSVGIAANMANLLRSAGDAHSPLAGPALIRQKVKLLSIMAGGFATIESNNHFLEANVINGIPAMQTVAQDWPVEVPVVWSGYEIGVSLPYPRQSIARDFNYLPHHLVKEAYLLYCGSEHDRPCWDQSSVLYAVFPEREYFGLSQPGRVSVAADGFTRFTLPKKDDRQPVRDRFLTLTPTQRARVLEAMVHLTAQPPKP; this comes from the coding sequence ATGAAACCCTTCTTCACCCTCCTTCTCAGCTTCGTTCTATCCCTCCCCCTCGCCCAGGCGGAGAGGCCCAGGATCATCTTTGATACGGACATCACGGGGGATGTGGATGATGTGCTGGCGCTGGCGATGCTGCACAACCTGGCGGATCGCGGGGCCTGTGAGCTGCTGGGCGTCACCATCTCCAAGCAGAATCCGCAGACGGCAGCGTTTGTGGATGCGCAAAATACCTTTCACGGCAGGCCGGATCTGCCCATCGGCGTGACGCGGGACGCGACGGCGCAGAAGCGGGACAGCCGCTACCTGAAGCTGGCGGAATCGCCTAACTATAAGCATGACATCGTGAGCAATGACGCCGTGCCGGAGGCCGTCTCCCTGCTGCGGCAGTTGCTGGCCGCACAGCCAGACGGCAGCGTCAGCATCGTCAGTGTGGGCATCGCCGCGAACATGGCGAACCTGCTGCGTTCCGCGGGCGATGCACATTCACCGCTCGCGGGTCCGGCTTTGATCCGCCAAAAGGTGAAGCTGCTTTCCATCATGGCGGGTGGGTTTGCCACCATCGAAAGCAACAACCATTTCCTGGAGGCGAATGTCATCAATGGCATCCCCGCCATGCAAACGGTGGCGCAGGATTGGCCCGTGGAAGTGCCGGTGGTGTGGAGCGGGTATGAGATCGGCGTTTCCCTGCCATATCCGCGCCAGAGCATCGCCCGGGATTTTAATTATCTGCCGCATCACCTGGTGAAAGAGGCCTATCTTTTGTACTGTGGCTCAGAGCATGACCGGCCCTGCTGGGACCAAAGCAGCGTGCTCTACGCCGTGTTCCCAGAGCGTGAGTACTTCGGCCTTTCGCAGCCCGGTCGGGTCAGTGTGGCGGCGGATGGATTCACCCGCTTCACCCTGCCGAAAAAGGATGACCGCCAGCCCGTGCGCGATCGCTTTCTCACCCTCACGCCCACCCAGCGCGCCCGCGTGCTGGAGGCGATGGTCCACCTCACCGCCCAACCTCCAAAACCATGA
- a CDS encoding PAS domain-containing protein — protein sequence MSSSVLRNVIQPKQSSSPQARTGSEEFAEAERPVEEMEQVLGVLIENAPVAMAMFDHQMRYVLANRSWVEEFSLQGVHPLIGRSQYEVFPGMHPGWRQVYDRALQGHVVRSEHDALSGPDGRRVVYRWEVRPWRRKKDASVGGLMVTCEKFGNAAAMQALTPEEPTPAPAPEVKDRRGDLAKTPLPMLRLDEKGIIHQTNAAAMELGLARGIQEGFSTLWEVFADTRDSARMPGLWAATLEKLARDSQSTGSVFEIPALQAMVFTDAQRLPPQRWLITPCQEAEGPEDGEGSHYLALLLPAQALPEPRPQPAAAPAPTAPPNLPAIAQAVAALTQHAPAAATAAAPVAEPPGMMLELRRVQDELARARQELRTLHEAERVFTQKESRVLHYLDALPCGVLVLDDLGSPVYQNEPLMKLLGRPVAREETVEDWLGAACPTQEHLHEVTTLWREDVWRRQLTRTFSLATADGLLKELEFQPSGLPGGGLLICIQDATEHCRHEEQLRATEAKFRTLLHENPVPVVLMDKAGAVFEVNHLAESLLGQPKTELRRYALDAWLEGDSTTARREALRQMLETGERSLTVDIHLRQPGGHLLPASLTIAPVLDAQGDPHCTIHFLQKKVAAPTAAAASVPAPAAPAHHAWASAPEVQPTQPASLFTPSAAPSVPAAPRPPEEHLLLRTNVNGRIKFITPHGLTLLGLTEAEARGRALHLHFRPSDPTGFYAQLTHLAQSVHPVDMPCFTREGQRQPTRLRITATDGGGFDFELTQIVEAPPPPPATQPPHTGPDSAPSSRNALTSAPHAAWPVADLSREKLLLSETHHRIKNHLQIISSLLNLESNSLTDPTARSALRSSQNRVRAIAELHQHLYQLAIGTGESFQVFAEGLVQRLRDCYQVPAGRVSVELSLQAGHIEPEWLMPLALTLNETLSNSFEHAFPEGRSGSQQVRLTFSPHGGQLLVRDDGIGLAEDFDTAASTGLGLKILGVFAEQMNGSLQLTRLSPSGTQVQLNFPLAPAPSA from the coding sequence ATGTCCTCTTCCGTCCTCCGCAACGTGATTCAACCTAAACAATCCTCCTCGCCCCAGGCGCGGACGGGGTCGGAAGAGTTTGCAGAGGCCGAGCGCCCGGTGGAGGAAATGGAGCAGGTGCTGGGCGTACTCATCGAGAACGCACCCGTGGCCATGGCCATGTTTGACCACCAGATGCGCTACGTTTTGGCGAATCGGTCCTGGGTAGAGGAGTTTTCCTTACAGGGGGTGCATCCTTTGATTGGGCGCAGTCAGTATGAAGTCTTCCCCGGCATGCACCCCGGCTGGCGGCAGGTCTATGACCGCGCCCTCCAGGGCCATGTGGTGCGCAGTGAGCACGATGCGCTGTCAGGTCCCGATGGCCGCCGCGTGGTCTATCGCTGGGAGGTACGCCCCTGGCGGCGGAAGAAGGATGCCAGCGTGGGCGGCCTCATGGTCACCTGTGAAAAATTTGGCAATGCCGCCGCCATGCAGGCCCTCACGCCGGAGGAACCCACCCCTGCGCCTGCCCCCGAGGTGAAAGACCGCCGGGGCGACCTGGCGAAGACTCCCCTGCCCATGCTCCGCCTGGATGAAAAGGGCATCATCCACCAGACGAATGCCGCCGCCATGGAGCTGGGGCTGGCCCGCGGCATTCAGGAGGGGTTTTCCACCCTGTGGGAGGTCTTTGCCGATACGCGCGACTCTGCCCGCATGCCCGGTCTCTGGGCCGCCACGCTGGAGAAACTGGCGCGCGATAGCCAGTCCACAGGCAGCGTCTTTGAGATCCCCGCACTCCAGGCCATGGTCTTTACAGATGCCCAGCGCCTGCCCCCGCAGCGCTGGCTCATCACCCCCTGCCAGGAGGCCGAAGGGCCAGAGGATGGGGAAGGCAGCCACTACCTGGCCCTCCTGCTCCCCGCCCAGGCCCTGCCAGAGCCGCGCCCCCAGCCCGCCGCCGCACCCGCCCCCACCGCCCCGCCGAATCTCCCCGCCATCGCACAAGCCGTGGCCGCGCTGACCCAGCACGCCCCCGCCGCTGCCACTGCCGCCGCCCCCGTGGCAGAGCCGCCCGGCATGATGCTGGAGCTACGCCGCGTGCAGGATGAGCTAGCCCGCGCCCGCCAGGAGCTGCGCACCCTGCATGAGGCCGAACGCGTCTTTACCCAAAAAGAATCCCGCGTGCTCCACTACCTGGATGCCCTGCCCTGCGGCGTCCTCGTCCTGGATGACCTGGGCAGCCCCGTTTACCAAAACGAGCCGCTCATGAAGCTGCTGGGCCGCCCCGTGGCCCGCGAAGAAACCGTGGAGGATTGGTTAGGCGCGGCCTGCCCGACCCAGGAGCACCTGCATGAGGTCACCACCCTGTGGCGTGAGGACGTGTGGCGCCGCCAGCTCACCCGCACCTTCTCCCTGGCCACGGCAGATGGCCTGCTGAAGGAGCTAGAGTTTCAGCCCTCCGGCCTCCCCGGTGGCGGGCTACTCATCTGCATCCAGGATGCCACCGAGCACTGCCGCCATGAGGAACAACTGCGCGCCACAGAGGCCAAGTTCCGCACCCTCCTGCATGAAAACCCCGTGCCTGTCGTCCTCATGGACAAAGCTGGCGCGGTGTTTGAAGTGAACCATTTGGCAGAAAGTTTGTTAGGCCAGCCAAAGACCGAGCTGCGCCGCTACGCCCTGGATGCATGGCTGGAGGGAGACTCCACCACCGCCCGCCGCGAGGCCCTGCGGCAGATGCTGGAGACCGGGGAACGCAGCCTCACGGTGGACATCCACCTGCGCCAGCCCGGCGGCCACCTGCTGCCCGCCAGCCTCACCATCGCCCCCGTGCTGGATGCCCAGGGAGACCCCCACTGCACCATCCACTTCCTCCAGAAAAAAGTGGCCGCGCCCACCGCCGCTGCCGCCAGCGTGCCCGCCCCTGCGGCCCCCGCTCACCACGCCTGGGCCAGCGCCCCAGAGGTGCAGCCCACCCAGCCCGCCAGCCTCTTCACCCCGTCCGCCGCACCATCGGTCCCTGCCGCCCCCCGGCCACCGGAGGAGCACCTGCTGCTGCGCACGAACGTGAATGGTCGCATCAAATTCATCACCCCCCACGGCCTCACCCTGCTGGGTCTCACAGAGGCAGAGGCACGCGGCCGCGCCCTGCACCTGCACTTTCGCCCCTCAGACCCCACCGGCTTTTACGCCCAGCTCACCCACCTGGCCCAGTCGGTCCATCCCGTGGACATGCCCTGCTTCACCCGCGAAGGCCAGCGCCAGCCCACCCGCCTGCGCATCACCGCCACAGACGGCGGCGGCTTTGACTTTGAGCTGACCCAGATCGTCGAAGCACCCCCGCCTCCCCCCGCCACCCAGCCCCCTCACACCGGGCCAGACTCTGCCCCCTCATCGCGCAATGCCCTCACCAGCGCCCCGCACGCAGCCTGGCCCGTGGCGGATCTCTCCCGTGAAAAACTCCTGCTCAGCGAGACCCATCACCGGATCAAAAACCACCTCCAGATCATCTCCAGCCTCCTGAATCTGGAGTCCAACAGCCTCACAGATCCCACCGCCCGCAGCGCCCTGCGCTCCAGCCAAAATCGCGTCCGTGCCATTGCCGAGCTGCACCAGCACCTCTACCAGCTCGCCATCGGCACCGGAGAAAGTTTCCAGGTCTTCGCCGAGGGCCTCGTCCAGCGCCTGCGGGATTGTTATCAAGTGCCCGCCGGGCGCGTGAGTGTGGAGCTCAGCCTCCAGGCCGGCCACATCGAGCCCGAATGGCTCATGCCCCTGGCCCTCACGCTGAATGAGACCCTTTCCAACAGCTTCGAGCACGCCTTCCCCGAAGGCCGCAGCGGCAGCCAGCAGGTGCGCCTCACCTTCAGCCCCCACGGCGGCCAGCTCCTGGTGCGGGACGACGGCATCGGCCTCGCCGAAGACTTCGACACCGCCGCCTCCACCGGCCTCGGGCTAAAGATTCTCGGCGTCTTTGCCGAGCAAATGAACGGCTCCCTGCAACTCACCCGCCTCAGCCCCAGCGGCACCCAAGTGCAACTGAACTTCCCCCTCGCCCCCGCACCCAGCGCGTAG
- a CDS encoding ABC transporter permease, whose amino-acid sequence MNLRRWTDFLVLMAVWAGMIVLFGLLRDSFFSVSTLGSVANRIPALALVATGMTLVMVTGGIDLSVGSVLGFCGAVVGVLMADQQWGLPGALGASLVVGTLMGGLNGLVSVKLRLPSFIVTLGMLEIARGLAFLTTDSQTKYIGASVESLGAPIGGLVISPAFVIALLIVACGQVMLSHMTLGRHLIAIGANREAALISGVPVDRPRILAHALLGLLTGLAAVFNCSRLGSADPNAGVGFELSAIAAVVVGGTSLMGGRGSVVKSFLGVLIIATLEAGLVQIGASEPVKRVVTGAVIVAAVLADTWRRKV is encoded by the coding sequence ATGAACCTGCGCCGCTGGACTGACTTCCTGGTACTCATGGCCGTGTGGGCGGGCATGATCGTGCTCTTTGGCCTGTTGCGGGATAGCTTCTTCAGCGTCTCCACGCTCGGGTCCGTGGCGAATCGCATCCCGGCGCTGGCGCTGGTGGCCACGGGCATGACGCTGGTGATGGTGACGGGTGGCATTGACCTTTCGGTGGGCTCCGTGCTGGGCTTTTGCGGGGCGGTGGTGGGCGTGCTGATGGCAGACCAGCAGTGGGGGCTGCCAGGGGCCCTTGGCGCTAGCCTCGTAGTGGGTACGCTGATGGGCGGGCTCAATGGTCTGGTGAGTGTGAAACTGCGCCTGCCCTCCTTCATCGTCACTCTGGGCATGCTGGAGATCGCGCGTGGGCTGGCCTTCCTCACCACGGATTCGCAGACCAAGTACATCGGGGCGAGCGTGGAGTCGCTCGGCGCACCCATCGGGGGGCTGGTCATCTCGCCCGCGTTTGTGATCGCGCTCCTCATTGTCGCCTGCGGGCAGGTGATGCTGTCACACATGACGTTAGGTCGTCACTTGATTGCCATTGGGGCGAATCGTGAGGCGGCGCTCATTTCTGGGGTGCCGGTGGATCGCCCACGCATCTTAGCACACGCTTTGTTAGGCCTGCTGACGGGTCTCGCCGCCGTCTTCAACTGCTCCCGCCTGGGCAGTGCCGACCCAAATGCGGGGGTGGGCTTTGAGCTTTCCGCCATCGCCGCCGTGGTGGTGGGCGGCACCAGCCTCATGGGCGGGCGGGGCTCCGTGGTGAAAAGCTTCCTCGGCGTCCTCATCATTGCCACCCTGGAGGCTGGCCTGGTGCAAATCGGCGCCTCCGAGCCCGTGAAACGCGTGGTCACCGGGGCCGTCATCGTCGCCGCTGTGCTGGCGGATACCTGGAGGCGGAAGGTATGA
- a CDS encoding nucleoside hydrolase, which translates to MKPLLYSLLATACLSQAAPVKLIFDTDMGNDVDDVMALEMIHNLQKRGACELLAVTITKDHPQAAAFVDAVNTFHGYPDTPIGVVKNGATPEPGKFNLLADEKNADGSYRYPHDLLSGNDAPEAVGLLRKLLAAQPDKSVVLAQVGFFTNFARLLDSPADAHSPLSGRDLLKQKVTVLSIMAGAFQTVKWETRHLEYNVVKDVPAAQKLAIHWPTPIVWSGYEIGMAATYPHVSIERDFEYVKHHPLKEAYYAYNPPPHDRPTWDPTAVLYAIYPDRGYFDLSPPGGVTVEDNGATWYRPSKDGKGRHRYLVMSPEQAARVREAIVQLCVEPPTKR; encoded by the coding sequence ATGAAACCTTTGTTATACTCCCTGCTGGCCACGGCCTGCCTCAGCCAGGCTGCGCCCGTGAAACTCATCTTCGATACCGACATGGGCAATGACGTGGATGACGTCATGGCGCTGGAGATGATCCACAACCTGCAAAAGCGCGGGGCCTGTGAACTGCTGGCCGTGACCATCACCAAAGATCATCCCCAGGCCGCCGCCTTTGTGGATGCGGTGAATACCTTCCATGGGTATCCTGATACGCCCATCGGCGTGGTGAAAAATGGTGCCACGCCCGAGCCTGGAAAGTTCAACCTGCTGGCCGATGAAAAGAACGCCGATGGCAGCTACCGTTACCCGCATGACCTCCTCAGCGGCAATGATGCGCCTGAAGCCGTGGGCCTGCTGCGCAAGCTCCTGGCCGCCCAGCCAGACAAATCCGTAGTGCTGGCGCAGGTGGGTTTTTTCACCAACTTCGCCCGCTTGCTGGACTCCCCAGCGGATGCCCACTCGCCACTCAGCGGACGCGATTTGCTGAAGCAAAAAGTCACCGTCCTTTCCATCATGGCCGGCGCTTTCCAGACGGTGAAATGGGAAACCCGGCACCTGGAGTACAACGTGGTCAAAGACGTCCCCGCCGCGCAAAAGCTGGCCATCCACTGGCCCACACCCATCGTCTGGAGCGGTTATGAAATCGGCATGGCGGCGACGTATCCGCACGTGAGCATCGAGCGCGATTTTGAATACGTGAAGCATCACCCGCTGAAGGAGGCCTACTACGCCTACAACCCCCCGCCGCATGACCGCCCCACCTGGGACCCGACGGCGGTGCTGTATGCCATTTATCCAGATCGCGGGTACTTTGATCTTTCGCCTCCCGGCGGTGTGACGGTGGAGGACAATGGTGCCACCTGGTACCGCCCTTCCAAAGATGGCAAAGGCCGCCACCGTTACCTCGTCATGTCTCCCGAGCAAGCCGCCCGCGTGCGTGAGGCCATCGTGCAACTGTGTGTGGAGCCGCCGACGAAACGCTGA
- a CDS encoding 23S rRNA (pseudouridine(1915)-N(3))-methyltransferase RlmH, which translates to MHWRIITVGKPALPWARLGLEDYLYRLRRVARVEHIVVKEGPREQVEAQLLQASVESLRIILDERGKAYRSLDLARWIEQKDIQGTKRASLIIGGADGHSATFRQQADECWTLSSFTLQHEIALVVLAEQLYRAYSILRKEPYHRE; encoded by the coding sequence ATGCACTGGCGCATCATCACTGTGGGAAAGCCCGCGCTGCCCTGGGCCCGTCTGGGTCTGGAAGATTACCTCTACCGCCTCCGCCGCGTGGCGCGGGTGGAGCACATCGTGGTCAAAGAGGGCCCGCGCGAGCAGGTGGAGGCGCAGCTTTTGCAGGCCAGTGTGGAGAGCCTGCGCATCATCTTGGATGAGCGCGGGAAGGCTTATCGCAGCTTGGATCTAGCGCGCTGGATCGAGCAAAAAGACATCCAGGGCACAAAGCGCGCCAGCCTCATCATCGGTGGCGCAGATGGCCACAGCGCCACTTTTCGTCAACAAGCTGATGAATGCTGGACGCTGTCTTCGTTTACCCTTCAGCATGAGATTGCCCTCGTCGTTTTGGCTGAGCAACTGTACCGTGCGTACAGCATTTTACGGAAGGAGCCCTACCACCGTGAATGA
- a CDS encoding ThuA domain-containing protein, translating into MRSLLLLFVFLAAVAQAEFTLEQQQVPLEVLPKDPALAKVVLLAGAPSNKPGQHEYFAGCALLMDWLRQAPGVAPVMVAEGWPKNEAVLEGARCVVIYMDGGDKLSFLTPDRWARMQALAAAGTGLVILHQAIDCPADRAADFKAWFGAVFQSDIGCRGHWDVQFDSVPAHPINQGLTTFALPKDGWLYNLHFAEKGVTPLLACPMPDSSRKNEAAKAHAGRAETVAWAYERPAGGRSFGFTGCDLHANWANENQRKLLLNGILWTSKLEVPAQGLASTTTPEALAKNWDRKVFLKKPVKATK; encoded by the coding sequence ATGCGCTCTCTTTTACTGCTTTTTGTGTTCCTCGCCGCTGTGGCGCAGGCTGAGTTCACCCTGGAACAGCAGCAGGTGCCGCTGGAGGTGCTGCCGAAAGATCCGGCGCTGGCAAAGGTGGTGCTGCTGGCGGGTGCGCCGAGCAATAAACCGGGTCAGCACGAATACTTTGCGGGTTGCGCTTTGCTCATGGACTGGCTGCGGCAGGCTCCGGGGGTGGCGCCGGTGATGGTGGCGGAGGGTTGGCCGAAAAATGAGGCGGTGCTGGAGGGGGCGCGCTGCGTGGTCATCTACATGGATGGCGGGGACAAGCTGTCCTTCCTCACGCCGGACCGCTGGGCGCGCATGCAGGCCCTGGCTGCGGCAGGCACGGGGCTGGTCATCCTGCATCAGGCCATTGATTGCCCAGCGGATCGCGCGGCGGATTTTAAGGCGTGGTTCGGCGCCGTGTTCCAGAGTGACATCGGCTGCCGAGGCCACTGGGATGTGCAGTTTGACAGCGTGCCCGCTCATCCCATCAATCAAGGTCTAACCACCTTTGCTTTGCCGAAGGATGGCTGGCTGTACAACCTGCACTTTGCGGAAAAAGGCGTGACGCCGCTGCTGGCCTGCCCCATGCCCGATAGCAGCCGCAAAAACGAAGCGGCGAAGGCCCATGCGGGGCGTGCGGAGACGGTGGCCTGGGCCTATGAGCGGCCTGCGGGCGGGCGCAGCTTTGGCTTCACGGGCTGTGATTTACACGCGAACTGGGCGAATGAAAATCAACGCAAGCTGCTGCTGAATGGTATCCTTTGGACCAGCAAGCTGGAAGTGCCTGCGCAGGGCCTGGCCTCCACCACCACGCCGGAGGCCCTGGCGAAAAACTGGGACCGCAAAGTCTTCCTGAAAAAGCCTGTGAAGGCCACGAAGTAG